The Hemibagrus wyckioides isolate EC202008001 linkage group LG15, SWU_Hwy_1.0, whole genome shotgun sequence genome window below encodes:
- the LOC131365508 gene encoding G-protein coupled receptor 182-like, protein MHIDHNASDTDEEPWFYECNLNLDQDSRRIALFLLYLFLFMVGLVENCLVIWVNWRRRHSASGVLFCILNISLSDLMVVFTMPFFMLEVTMNKVWVWGRFLCKVTHLIYVINFYSSSFFLAFMTLERYLTVARPTTPSCFPLQPRHRRWLLCAGVWLLSLVLALLENVHVDLLEWDEPGCYMMPEMHYIQWFISVSFFCLIFQFLGPASVIITCNILIARSVRAAPDVENRRDVWLLHVYSLVFVVCWLPYHIVIFLMIVDDLNPYLFSCNTVDILYFSFSIVQCISLFHCIANPILYNFLSKNFRANLINDILSRISSRPANTPANAADGAGTVSRKERKLSNASTSHSEIGS, encoded by the coding sequence ATGCACATCGATCACAATGCATCAGATACTGATGAAGAGCCGTGGTTCTATGAATGTAACCTCAACCTGGACCAGGATTCTCGGCGCATTGCGCTCTTCCTGCTCTACCTGTTCCTGTTCATGGTGGGTTTGGTGGAGAACTGCCTGGTGATTTGGGTAAACTGGCGTAGGCGACACTCAGCCAGCGGTGTGCTCTTCTGTATTCTCAACATCAGCTTGTCTGACCTGATGGTGGTTTTCACCATGCCATTCTTCATGCTGGAAGTCACCATGAACAAGGTTTGGGTTTGGGGCCGATTCCTGTGCAAGGTGACGCACCTCATCTACGTCATCAACTTTTACAGCAGCTCCTTCTTCCTGGCCTTCATGACTCTGGAGAGGTACCTGACCGTAGCGCGGCCGACCACACCCTCCTGCTTTCCACTGCAGCCCAGGCACCGGCGATGGCTGCTGTGTGCCGGAGTGTGGCTTCTGTCCTTGGTGTTAGCGCTGCTAGAAAATGTACACGTGGACCTGCTTGAGTGGGATGAACCCGGCTGCTACATGATGCCTGAGATGCACTACATCCAATGGTTCATCTCAGTTAGTTTCTTCTGCCTTATCTTCCAGTTTTTGGGGCCTGCGTCTGTCATCATCACCTGTAACATCCTGATCGCTCGGTCCGTTCGGGCTGCTCCAGATGTGGAAAATCGTAGGGACGTTTGGCTCTTGCACGTGTACTCACTGGTATTTGTAGTCTGCTGGCTTCCCTACCATATTGTTATATTCTTGATGATAGTGGATGACCTGAACCCGTACTTGTTTTCCTGCAACACTGTAGATATCCTGTACTTCTCTTTCAGCATTGTACAGTGCATCTCACTCTTTCATTGCATTGCCAACCCTATTCTCTATAACTTCCTGAGCAAGAACTTTCGTGCCAACCTCATTAATGATATTCTTTCACGTATTTCCTCAAGACCTGCCAACACTCCGGCCAATGCAGCCGACGGTGCAGGGACAGTATCACGAAAGGAGCGAAAGCTCAGCAATGCCAGCACCAGTCACTCAGAGATAGGATCCTAA
- the LOC131365507 gene encoding zinc finger and BTB domain-containing protein 39 has product MRIRLQRSGHAALLLAELNRFRLSRLHCDVFLQVGGRSFPAHRAVLACASSHFSSMLSRGQYGQSGTPATFSLDFISATNFEKVLTFIYTGEILTDLIDVGVLYELAERLGVRELVRACHATFPDMKSSDGDVETDMAPATTMTASMCSSSAASCSSLSSPAAPTPVTPSPLLQSRVNRVNRSHVPPLSLSHLPKAEDGFQLHLSYNQLANNKQSSLDNHHSQASEILPALTLQLKTEQEEEKVDGNHSPEERAIINGNNPALSKVCSIPDSSAQAGGEICAPSSSSGDPLDSLQLRVVEGGAGLGVGAVKEAILFGEEDNAEKRSLHDGPPEDGEQWRALVGDVIELSDDEENYIEEEEDDEDLMCIENGGSGISVSRGHLAPSSQPCKTCGVLLQADNSVLRSHAETHLSESGSCRVCGTSFPDRSSSVAHALTHVGILLFSCEICELQFCTEAELIRHRRQSVARCVPQMSEQFNNATQGPGGELHCSVCSKFITKDLKALREHVQCHVCLRTLRCGVCQSPQPTRCALLWHTLTHLLVIYSCPQCACPFLERPLLDTHLALHAEHGGAAKEDDGSQEGSTGQGEFQCFLCPQTFPSDAAFHYHLSTHPSEPQIWPGKRKADQPLEFSSSSSSPLEPGGISKLGGLGFNMGAFIPDKMIQAGMPFPAGLLQNGVSSGCPQMGAVLKQKWYRCRYCGKRFAHSGEFTYHLRIHTGEKPYQCKVCLRFFRGRSTMICHLKTHSGALMYRCTVCGLYFSTLKMVSSHMELHKEHLPPDFNIEETFMYNDHSKEPVPNLDT; this is encoded by the exons ATGCGGATTCGGCTGCAGAGGTCAGGCCATGCGGCCCTGCTTCTAGCTGAACTCAACCGCTTCCGCCTGTCACGGCTCCACTGCGACGTGTTTCTGCAGGTTGGAGGTCGATCGTTCCCTGCTCATCGCGCAGTCCTTGCGTGTGCAAGCTCTCACTTCAGCAGCATGTTATCTAGGGGCCAATACGGCCAGAGTGGCACTCCTGCCACATTCTCTTTGGACTTCATCTCTGCAACCAACTTTGAGAAAGTATTGACTTTTATTTACACGGGTGAGATCCTGACTGATCTGATAGACGTCGGTGTGCTGTATGAGTTGGCGGAAAGACTGGGAGTCAGAGAGCTGGTGCGGGCTTGCCATGCCACCTTCCCAGACATGAAGAGCTCAGATGGAGATGTGGAAACAGACATGGCCCCTGCTACCACCATGACTGCTTCCATGTGCTCTTCATCAGCGGCGTCCTGCTCTTCTCTGTCATCTCCTGCTGCTCCCACTCCGGTGACGCCTTCTCCACTGCTTCAGAGCAGAGTGAACAGGGTAAACCGCTCTCATGTGCCCCCCCTCTCACTCTCCCACTTGCCTAAAGCAGAGGATGGCTTTCAGCTACATTTGAGCTATAACCAGCTGGCAAACAACAAACAGAGCTCATTAGATAACCACCACTCTCAGGCTTCTGAGATTCTCCCAGCTCTCACCTTGCAGCTTAAAACTgaacaggaagaagagaaagtgGATGGGAACCACAGCCCAGAAGAGCGAGCCATCATCAATGGTAACAACCCAGCACTCTCTAAAGTGTGTTCCATTCCTGACTCGTCAGCACAGGCCGGAGGGGAAATCTGCGCACCATCATCCTCTTCAGGTGACCCGCTGGATAGCCTGCAGCTTAGAGTGGTTGAAGGAGGTGCTGGACTTGGGGTTGGGGCAGTCAAAGAAGCCATTTTGTTTGGAGAAGAGGACAATGCAGAAAAAAGGAGCCTCCATGATGGGCCTCCAGAAGATGGAGAGCAGTGGAGAGCGCTGGTGGGGGATGTAATCGAACTGAGCGACGATGAAGAAAATTACattgaggaagaggaagacgaCGAAGACCTGATGTGCATAGAGAACGGCGGAAGTGGTATCTCGGTGAGTCGAGGCCATCTGGCTCCGTCATCACAGCCCTGTAAAACCTGTGGAGTGTTGTTGCAAGCAGATAACAGTGTGTTACGCTCTCATGCTGAGACACACCTGTCTGAGTCGGGAAGCTGCCGGGTGTGCGGCACTTCTTTCCCTGACCGCTCATCCAGCGTCGCTCATGCCCTCACTCACGTGGGCATCCTGTTGTTTTCCTGCGAGATATGCGAGTTGCAGTTCTGCACTGAGGCCGAACTGATCCGTCACAGGCGTCAGTCAGTGGCCAGGTGCGTCCCTCAAATGTCAGAGCAATTTAACAACGCCACTCAGGGGCCTGGAGGGGAACTGcactgcagtgtgtgcagtAAATTCATCACTAAGGATTTAAAG GCTCTCAGGGAGCATGTACAGTGTCACGTGTGTTTGCGGACATTGCGCTGCGGTGTGTGCCAGTCACCTCAACCCACACGGTGTGCTCTTCTGTGGCACACGCTTACACACCTCCTTGTCATCTACTCCTGCCCACAGTGCGCCTGTCCCTTCCTGGAGCGACCTCTGCTTGACACACACTTAGCCCTGCATGCTGAACATGGAGGAGCTGCCAAAGAGGATGACGGCAGTCAGGAGGGCAGTACAGGACAGGGTGAGTTTCAGTGCTTCCTTTGTCCACAGACCTTCCCTTCAGACGCAGCCTTCCATTACCACCTGAGCACGCATCCAAGTGAGCCGCAAATATGGCCTGGTAAGCGCAAGGCAGACCAGCCACTGGagttttcttcctcctcttcatctcccCTAGAGCCAGGCGGCATCAGTAAACTTGGTGGGCTGGGCTTTAACATGGGCGCATTTATACCAGACAAAATGATTCAAGCTGGTATGCCTTTCCCTGCTGGACTTTTACAGAATGGCGTCTCTTCCGGTTGCCCTCAAATGGGTGCAGTTCTGAAACAAAAGTGGTACCGCTGCAGGTATTGCGGCAAGCGTTTCGCACACTCCGGCGAGTTCACCTACCACCTCCGCatccacacaggagagaagccgtacCAGTGCAAGGTGTGCCTGCGGTTTTTCCGCGGCCGCTCCACCATGATCTGCCACTTGAAGACGCACTCGGGCGCCCTGATGTACCGCTGCACCGTCTGCGGCCTCTACTTCTCAACGCTGAAGATGGTTTCGTCCCACATGGAACTCCACAAGGAACACCTACCTCCTGATTTCAACATAGAGGAGACGTTCATGTACAACGACCACTCCAAAGAGCCGGTCCCTAATCTGGACACCTGA